The following proteins are co-located in the Pseudomonas fluorescens genome:
- a CDS encoding DsbA family protein → MASISVASLAFLKSEAQVPQHTGPWLFGPADARWTVTEFADLECPYCKIYTPALKAWVQQQKSVNLQWHHFPLDFHGSTAIYEAKMVECAGELGGAPAFWQAVDQVFERTRSNGLGFNGQLDINDVSHQVLMACAANDKQISLSISRQAEEAHKSGVTATPTVLIRDNNTGRSLKLEGPVDGVTLMSAMDLLIQKVN, encoded by the coding sequence GTGGCTAGCATATCGGTAGCAAGCCTGGCCTTCCTTAAAAGCGAGGCACAAGTACCGCAACACACTGGCCCTTGGCTGTTCGGCCCGGCCGATGCTCGCTGGACGGTGACTGAATTTGCTGACCTGGAATGTCCGTACTGCAAGATCTATACACCGGCTCTGAAAGCCTGGGTACAGCAACAGAAAAGCGTGAACCTCCAGTGGCATCACTTTCCACTGGACTTCCACGGCTCGACCGCGATTTATGAAGCTAAAATGGTTGAGTGCGCGGGAGAGTTAGGCGGCGCTCCGGCTTTCTGGCAAGCCGTCGACCAGGTCTTTGAACGAACCCGTAGCAACGGGCTAGGCTTCAATGGTCAGCTGGACATCAACGATGTTAGTCACCAGGTACTGATGGCCTGTGCTGCAAATGACAAACAGATTTCTCTAAGCATTAGTCGGCAGGCAGAAGAAGCCCATAAGTCTGGGGTCACAGCGACACCCACCGTGCTGATTAGAGACAACAATACCGGCAGGTCTCTAAAACTGGAAGGTCCTGTCGATGGTGTGACGTTGATGTCAGCTATGGACTTGTTGATTCAGAAAGTTAACTAG
- a CDS encoding prepilin peptidase, which produces MGLFLLGLLGGLPVSAVVVRLPYAVEHQWLLDASETLGIARNPDAPGQLGLAWRPDHFSLRVGLTMLAMGLLAGWVGLHYGVGPAALAAVVLVAGLLALSLIDLEHQLLPDVLVLPLLWLGLIVNSVELFTSLTSAVWGAVGGYLVLWLLRGVSKLFSDTEGMGQGDLKLLAMLGAWGGWQILPGVLLMSTLAATVVFGVGMVSGKINRKSPQPFGPFLAGAGWLALMYTPDWTAI; this is translated from the coding sequence ATGGGCCTGTTCCTGTTAGGGCTGCTGGGCGGCCTACCGGTCAGCGCCGTGGTGGTTCGATTGCCTTATGCGGTGGAGCACCAGTGGCTGCTCGATGCGTCGGAGACATTGGGCATTGCGCGAAACCCTGATGCCCCGGGCCAACTCGGTTTGGCATGGCGACCGGATCACTTCAGCTTGCGCGTGGGGCTTACCATGCTGGCCATGGGTCTGCTCGCGGGCTGGGTTGGGCTGCATTATGGGGTGGGCCCGGCCGCGCTCGCGGCCGTGGTCCTGGTGGCTGGGTTGTTGGCTTTGAGCCTGATTGACCTTGAACACCAGCTGCTGCCCGACGTGCTGGTGTTGCCGCTGCTATGGTTGGGATTGATCGTCAACAGCGTTGAGCTATTCACCTCGTTGACCAGTGCAGTATGGGGAGCCGTTGGAGGCTACCTGGTGCTGTGGCTTTTACGTGGCGTTAGTAAGCTGTTCAGCGATACCGAGGGCATGGGGCAAGGCGATCTTAAGCTGTTGGCCATGCTCGGCGCCTGGGGGGGCTGGCAGATCCTGCCAGGCGTGCTGTTGATGTCGACCCTGGCCGCCACGGTGGTGTTTGGCGTGGGGATGGTGTCGGGCAAAATCAATCGAAAAAGCCCTCAACCCTTCGGCCCGTTCCTGGCCGGTGCGGGCTGGCTCGCGCTTATGTACACGCCGGATTGGACTGCAATCTAA
- a CDS encoding tyrosine-type recombinase/integrase: MTSLTPPQSTAVLLPAGERRLSAVEFQQLAGVPAAVEWFANIDNPRTRRAYQNDLEDFCSFVGLTGADEFRAVTRAHVLAWRAQLETRGLAGATIRRKLAALASLFDHLLENNAVAGGNPVHGVKRPSIETNEGKTPALGDDQAKLLLDAPGVSTLKGLRDRAILAVLLYHGLRREEAAQLMTGHLQDRRGIKHLQVRGKGGKTRYLPLHPVAAERIHEYLERDTQREPGNGPLFRSIRGRTAGGAVTGNGIYKVVAHWAQAAGIDVDGLGVHGLRATAATNALEHDADIAKVQVWLGHANISTTRLYDRRLQRPEDSPTYKVKY; encoded by the coding sequence ATGACCAGCCTCACTCCCCCCCAGTCCACGGCCGTGCTGTTGCCGGCCGGCGAACGTCGGCTGAGCGCCGTGGAATTCCAGCAGCTGGCCGGTGTGCCGGCAGCGGTAGAATGGTTCGCCAATATCGACAACCCCCGCACCCGCCGCGCCTATCAAAACGACTTGGAAGACTTCTGCAGCTTTGTCGGCCTCACCGGCGCCGATGAATTCCGCGCGGTCACCCGCGCGCACGTGCTGGCATGGCGCGCCCAGCTGGAAACCCGGGGCCTGGCCGGGGCCACCATCCGGCGCAAACTGGCGGCGCTGGCCAGCCTGTTCGATCACCTTCTGGAGAACAACGCCGTCGCCGGCGGCAACCCGGTGCACGGCGTCAAACGGCCCAGTATCGAAACCAACGAAGGCAAGACGCCGGCACTCGGTGATGACCAGGCTAAATTGCTACTCGATGCTCCCGGTGTGTCTACGCTCAAAGGCTTGCGGGACCGCGCGATTTTGGCGGTGCTGCTGTACCACGGTCTGCGCCGTGAAGAAGCAGCGCAGCTGATGACGGGTCACCTACAGGACCGGCGCGGTATCAAACACCTGCAGGTGAGAGGGAAGGGCGGTAAAACCCGCTATCTGCCGCTGCACCCGGTCGCGGCCGAGCGCATTCATGAGTACCTGGAGCGCGACACTCAACGCGAACCTGGCAATGGCCCGCTGTTTCGCTCGATCCGCGGTCGCACCGCCGGCGGGGCCGTTACGGGTAACGGCATCTACAAGGTCGTGGCCCATTGGGCACAGGCGGCGGGCATCGACGTTGACGGGTTAGGCGTACACGGTCTGCGGGCCACAGCCGCGACCAATGCACTTGAGCATGACGCCGATATCGCCAAGGTCCAAGTTTGGCTGGGCCATGCCAATATCAGTACGACGCGCCTCTATGATCGGCGCCTCCAGCGGCCGGAAGACTCCCCAACCTACAAAGTGAAATACTGA